The DNA segment GCCGGCAGGACGGGCGCGGTGACCGGGACCGGGCTCATGCGCTTTCCTCCAGTCCGGTCTCACCACGGCCGGCACCGGGGGGACGTCCGATGGCCGCCCACCCGGCCGTGCCCTGGGTCAAGGACCGGGTTTCGTCCGCGGCGTGGGTCGTGGTGCGGGCGCCCCCGGCGGTCAGGATTGAGGCCAGGTCTTTGTGCGCGAAGCGGCCATGGACGGCCGCGGTCCCCAACGCCTGATCGACGTCGGCCTGCCCGGCGATCTTCGCCAAGGCCACCGCTTCGGCCATCTTCACGTTCATCCGCGCCGTGCCCGCGGCGGCGGCTTCGAGCAGCCACGCGCGGGCGCCGTCCCCGATGCCAAGGAACTCCGCCTCCGCGGCGTTGCGGGCCTTGACCGCGTAATCGCCTGGGATCTTCGGCCGGTGATCAGGGAAGTGGGCGTCGTTGATCGCGGGGCTGCCCGGGCGGGCCCGCTGGTGCCGGGCGATTTCCACCGGGCCGGCGCTGCCGTGATGGACGATGATGACCTGCTCACCGGGTCCGGCGCCGTGGCTGCGCACGAATACGCGCGCGCCGAGCAGGGCTGCCGGGACGGAGTACTGGCCGTTTTCGAAGGTGACCATCGGCGTGTTCTCCGGCACCGTCCGGGAGAGCCCGAACGCGACCGTGTGCGCGGTGTCCGGGATCCGGTGCAGCCGGGGTGCTTCCTCGGCTAGCATCACCGCTGGTTTGCGGCGGGTGGCACGGTGCTCACGGTTGTTGACCTCGTCCATGAACACTTGGCACGCCGCTTCGATCTCCGCGAAGGAGGCGTATTCGGCCCGCAGATTCGTGTCTTTGGGGACGATGTCGGCTTTAGCGACCCTCACCGATGCCTCCACGCCGCCCTTGGAGGCAGGATCCGCCGGCTGGCAGGTCAACACTGTCACACCGTAGTGGCGGGCGAAGTCCACGGTCTGCTGGTTACGCACCGGGACCCCGGCAACATGGGAAACGGTGACCGTTTTCTCATTGTCGGTTAGGACATAGGTTGGCGCGCCGCCCAGGACACGGAAGGTGCGGTCCAATGCCGCGAACACACTCGGCGCCGTCCGGTCCCGCAAAGCGATCACGATCCTGAACCGCGACCAGGCCAGCCATGCCACGAACAACACGGTCTTCCTCCCCTCGATCAGGGGGCCGTCGCCGAAATCGTACTGAAGCCACATCCCCGGCTCGGTGATCCAGGGCCGGTGCACCCGGACATGACCCAGCCGCCACGCCGCCCGCACCTGGGCGACAGCACGGCGGGTCGAGCGTTCCGAACCCTCATAGCCCAGGGCCCGGAGTTTGTCGTGGGCTTTGTCGGCGCGGATCTTGCCCTTGGAGGCCTCAACCCATTCCTCGATCTTGGGCAGGAACGCGTCAGTGACACGGCCCCGGTAGACCGGCTCGGCCATTGGCTGGCCCGCGTTCCGCGCCCCAACATGCCGGTTGACCGTGTGGTGGGAACAGCCCGTAAGCTCCGCGGCAGCGCGCAACGACCCGGTCAGATCATAAGCAGCAAGTATTTCCATGATTTCTCCGTCAGACTTCAATTGGGCCTCTTCCCGGGCGACTTTGGTGCGACTAGACACCGTCATCAAACCCCGGGAAGAGGCTCCCGCCGCGCAAGCGCGGTCGATCCAGTAAAGAAGTGGGCAGATCCCATGGCCACCGGCGGGCAGTTTTACTGGCCATCAGTGGGCAGTTCCGTGGCCGCCTATGGGCAGTTTTTCATGGCCGCTGACACCCCCGGACCATTAGCCTGACTAAGTTCATCATGGCAGCTAATCCTTTTGGTCCGGCTATAAGGCAACTGCCCGAATCCATGGCACAGTTGGGCGAATGGCGTCCTATGAACTGGATGAGTGGCTGAAAGTCCAATGTGGACTGATTGCTCAGCCCTCCCCTGATTACCTAGTGATAACTTTCCCTACTGACGACGTCCGAACGGCCTATTTGTCCGAAGCGGCGGTCCGCCCTGAGGAAGAAGTTCGGAACATCCTGCGAACGTTCCTTGGAGGCTCTAGGTCGATTAGGGAGCACGATCGACTGCACCTTGCTTTCATGAAGTACCGTGAGTCACCGGGTGATAGGGAAGATGCCGATCACTTGAGCTGGTCTCCGCGATTCACTGAGTACGAGCGGCGTCTGATCGCACGGGCGGCGGGACAGTCTCCTCTACCGACTTGGGAAGGTTGCACTTGGGTCCTCGACCTGTTGCCCCATTTTCCCCAAGAGGCAATCGATGCAGTCCATGCGTATGTACTTGCTCATGCCCAGGTCCTGCCAGACCTGCGCTACAGCGGTCTGGCGGACGCAGTTGAGTTGATTCGGAGTCGTTACATTCTGCAAGGTAGCCAATCGACTGAATCCCTGACCGAGTTGCTCCTCGCGATGCGACCGCGAGAGTTCGAGTTCCTCGTGGCGCACATTTATCGGCGAATGGGCTACGAGGTTGAAGTTACGCCGCTGCAGAAGGACAGGGGCAAAGATGTCATTGCTCGAAAACCTGGAGAGGTTGTCTTTATCGAATGCAAAAATTGGCGTGGTCGTGTGAACTCTGACGTTGTAGCGGCTCTGACAGGCCGAGTTGAGATGGATCGGGTAACGCGAGGGGTCGTGGTCGGAACTTCTGGGTTCACCTCCGGCCACGCTTCGGCAACTGAGGTTGCTTCGTTCAGCCCTGCGAGGATGTCCCTTTGCGACGGGGATACGCTCGTCAGACTTCTGAACCAGCACTGTGGAAGCGAGTGGCATCGCAGGTTGGAACGACTCGTATTTGAGGAACGCCTCGCCCAAAAACGGCGTCGCCAGGCGACCTAATTAGTGTTCACTTGTCTCTTCCTTGCGCAAGGCTGTGGTTCTGCCGATGATCAACTTCATGACGTTCAGTAGGAATTGAATGTGAATCAACGGATCGGCAGCAACTCTTCACCCGGGTCCGGTTCAGAGCGACATCGCTTCTGATGGAACACGTACAAAAAACGTGTACTTAAAAGACAGCCGCGCGTCGGAAAACATCACGGAACAACGGACCCCACGTCAGGACGACGCCATGTTCAGCGCACAGTGGCTTCCAGTGAACTGCATCTTGGGGTTTCGCTTCAAGGACTAGGAACAGCTGCGGCTGGAAGCCGCGGCCCGTCAGCCGGTGGCCGTAGTCCAGTACCTGTCCGAGTCCATGCCTGATTTGGAAGGCCTCGTTCGCTTCGGTGATGCTCTTGACCTCGGCGACGCCGACGGAGCCGTCCTCGCGTTCCCATGCCAGATCGAAGTTGCAGGTCGTGTCGAATGGGGACAGCGGCGTGAGCCCACGCAGCTCTATCAGCTCCGCTAGCTTGTCCTGCGTCGCCGAATGCGCCTTGAGCCCTCGTTCCATGATGCCCGGGTCCCGGTAGTGCTCACCGTTTCCCTGCAGCGGGCCGGCGAAAGCACCAGGCTGATACGGGGCACCCACCACTCCGCCCTCTGCCGCGGCACGCACCAGTGTGTTGGGCCAGTGAGGTTTCAGCGCTGGAGCGGGGAAGCCGGATCGGAGACCATGGAAGCCCTTTTCATCGATGAGCTGGATGTGGTGACCATACGACTGCATGTCTGCCACCTGCTTTTCCCGGTCACCGTAGTCCCCGTATTTCCAGGCCTTGCTGAAACCACGGACGAGCAGATCGGTGCTTGACTGGTTGACCCAGCCTGACACATTCCTGGCACCAAGGTCACGTGCGATTTTCGCGAGGTCAGCTTTGACGCAACCTTCGAAGTTCCCGGTGAACACAACTTCCTTGCCCTTTAGGTCGTAAACCCATTCGCTCGTCATAGAGTGATCAAAGCGGTCTGCCTAGGTGCGGTGCAAGTGGTTCG comes from the Arthrobacter sp. CAN_C5 genome and includes:
- a CDS encoding restriction endonuclease, which produces MRPREFEFLVAHIYRRMGYEVEVTPLQKDRGKDVIARKPGEVVFIECKNWRGRVNSDVVAALTGRVEMDRVTRGVVVGTSGFTSGHASATEVASFSPARMSLCDGDTLVRLLNQHCGSEWHRRLERLVFEERLAQKRRRQAT
- the istA gene encoding IS21 family transposase; the protein is MKSDGEIMEILAAYDLTGSLRAAAELTGCSHHTVNRHVGARNAGQPMAEPVYRGRVTDAFLPKIEEWVEASKGKIRADKAHDKLRALGYEGSERSTRRAVAQVRAAWRLGHVRVHRPWITEPGMWLQYDFGDGPLIEGRKTVLFVAWLAWSRFRIVIALRDRTAPSVFAALDRTFRVLGGAPTYVLTDNEKTVTVSHVAGVPVRNQQTVDFARHYGVTVLTCQPADPASKGGVEASVRVAKADIVPKDTNLRAEYASFAEIEAACQVFMDEVNNREHRATRRKPAVMLAEEAPRLHRIPDTAHTVAFGLSRTVPENTPMVTFENGQYSVPAALLGARVFVRSHGAGPGEQVIIVHHGSAGPVEIARHQRARPGSPAINDAHFPDHRPKIPGDYAVKARNAAEAEFLGIGDGARAWLLEAAAAGTARMNVKMAEAVALAKIAGQADVDQALGTAAVHGRFAHKDLASILTAGGARTTTHAADETRSLTQGTAGWAAIGRPPGAGRGETGLEESA